GAGAGATCAGGGAGGAAAgggcgaaagaaagaaagggcgAAAgggcgaaagaaagaaagggcgaaagaaagaaagaaagaaagaaagaaagaaaaaaaaggagagagagggagaggtagatgtgtgttagagagcAGAGAAATGCAGAAAAAGAAATTTGGTACAAAATTAATATTTTCACTTGAaaaagtgaagtgtgtgaacctgaaataaaatcacaaaacaacaagatttttctatttatatataaatcagTTCAACTAACAGcatccaagaaaaaaaaatagcaacatttccaaaaataaatgaataaataaaaacaaaaattggcTTGATAAAAGATTACGCTCTTAGACCACCTCAGGTATAACTTATCACCTTCTTGACATACCAGCTTTCTCCTCTGATCAAGTGTAATGATTTTGATCAGTTCAGAAATCAAGCagctacaccaatcagccataacattatgaccagtgccaggtgaagtgaataagactgatgatctcctcatcatggcacctgttagtgggtgggatatattagacagcaagtcaacattttgtcctcaaagttgatgttagaagcaggaaaaatggacaagtgaaaggatttgagctttgagtttgacgaagggccaaattgtgatggctagaccactggatcagagcatctccaaaattgcagatcttgtggggtgttcccggtctgcagtggtcagtatctatcaaaagtatcctataagtcctgtaagttgtgaggcaGGGGCCCATGGAGGCCCTTGGAATCCCCAACTTAGAAgaccagatatcacagcacaccttcagggatctattgGAGTCCAacccttgacaggtcagggctgttttggcagcaaaagagtgaccaacacaatattaggcaggtggtcataatgttatgcctgatcagtgtattccTAGAACATTCCAGTGTTTGGTATTGCAATAAAACTCTAAGTCTCCTATGGGTGACAAACCACTTTCAAAAAAGAACTGCTGATCCAGAGTGGTCATTGTGTGCACATGACAACAATATAATAAGTGCTCCATAAATCTGGCTGGCTCGAGAATGACCACATTAAGTCTTGTTTGAgctttctcaaaaaaaaaaacaccttgaaGATTCTGAGGCCACGTTAAAAAGGTGAAATGGATTGAAATGGCCTCCAATACACTTCaccacagaaaaaaacactatGCCTACAGTGAGacatggtggtgggagcatcCTGTTCTGGGGCTTTTTCTCTTCAGCAGGGACGGTCACTTGTCAGAATAGAAAGGATAATGGATGGAGCAAAAACTGTTAATGAACGCCTGCTGCCAGAAAGATGGCGATGAAGATGGTAAGAATGGTTCATTCAATTCaggttttatttgtgtagcacttaACAATGAACAGCTTTTCAAAAGTATATAAATTCCAgatatacattttaattgtacaaactgatccctaatgagcaagcctgaagcTCAGGtcaccttgagaggaaccagactcgagGTTCACCTTTCACCATGACCCTTGAGCACACCACCTGAAAGTAAATGTTTGTGCATTGCCTAGTCAGGGTCAAGACTTAAACGCTATTGAAAAAATATGTGAAATGACCACAGAGGCCACCATCAGGTTTGGCTGAATGGAacaggtgttggactactgatcagaagcttGCGAGTTCagatcccaggtccaccaagctgccactgctgggcccctgagcaaggtccttaacccacaACTGTttgtaaaaatgagataaattgtaggtcactctggataagagtgtcaaatgccagaaatataaatgtaatgaaaagtTCAGAAAGGAAATCCAGCAAATGTTGATAAGTCTCAAAATATGACGCAAACAATAATAAGCCCCGCAATGTGTGTTTACTTTAGCATCAACAGTATCTTCTTTCTATTTACTACAGAGGTCACTCCTGGTGTTTGATCAAAAATGACCACATTCTGTACTGACACGCtgtttatcatattattatattttggttCAGCCTTTTGTACCCAGGAATTTGGAAACACTTGAGTGCTGCAAGCAACTGGCCACATCTGCATCTGCCATATCATTCACAAATAACCTCAAATTCTCAGTTTTTAATGGAGAAGAAGCAAAGTATATGAAATACTGCTCATGTACTGAAATACTGATCCTGTGCTATTAGCTTTAAAATTTGAGCAGGTCcagttttttcctttttttttttttttagatagagACTTAGAGAGGAATTAGAGTGTGGGTATTAAAAGAGCAcatactaaaaataaacaaataagagaAAACCCGATCATGGAGCACCTAGAGGCTTTTGCTCCTGCGTTTTCTTTAAATCTGGCTAACATCAACTGAAACTCTTAATATATTTTAACTTTTCAGATTACTAAGAAAACCTTTGATGAAATCAGTGAAAGAAGCATCACAATGCCTTGTCACAATCTTCTGGGTATGCAACCAGACACACCTTCCTGTATCACctgcactgtacacacacacacacttttgttaaGATTTTGGTGGTGTGCACATCAGCACATCCACTTGCTTCCCATTTATCCATAAACCCCTTTCAGTGGCAGAGCATATATACACGTTACACAAAGAAAACTTACCTTGGTTAGTGGAGATCATCACAGCCACTCAATAACATGATGCTGAACCCATATACAGCAGAATCTTCACAAtaactttgtgtatgtgtaaaggGGCTCTGGTTTAGGGATGAATGGTGCTTTCACCTCCTTCTGCAGCTCCTTGGTCCTGGTTTTGCTCTGCTCCAGCTGGCTGTGAAGCTGGCTGCTGTTTTTCTGGTGCTCCTCCTGTGCAGCACTCAGGGATTTCTCTAGGTCAGCCTGCGTCTTCTCCAGAGTCTCTGCCGTGCTGCTCAGACCTGCGTTCTGCTTCTTACAGCTGCAGGAAgccaaaaccacatcacacacagactcgaCACTCTGAGCTACCTTTCTGACAGATTAGTAGTGTTTACTACTAACGGCGTGACACGGACCTGTCTAGCTCTTTTTCCAGTTGCTGAAGTTTCTTCACAAGCTGATCCTTCTCAGAGTGCAGGGATGTACATTCGCTCTGCAGACTGCTCTTCTCCTTCTGCTGCTGTGTAGCCAACTGCTCTCGCTCTGACCTGAGAGACGCACACTCCCTCTGCAGGCTCTCACAGTCCCGCTTCAGCTTCTCCAGCTCACTGGCTGtatgacacacagacacacacacacgaattaGCAATCAATTcaggcaaacacacacccacacacacaataataggGGAAGCACATGCCATGCATCACAGGCTATCCAATTACATAAGCAGTACAGTCATGGGGAGAAAATTTTAATCACCTATATTAgtgtaacataaaaaaaaagatttatttaagcTTACTGAAAAAGGTAGGGCACACTGGGCTGAAACCaaaatgctacacacacacacactcgctgtcTGTGTTTAAGCAATATTTCATTTGACAGATGTGTACTAATTTGTGGGTTAGGCCAGTTTACCTCTGGTTTGATTTTAGTAAATGGACCAATCAACATCTCACATAATGATTATTAAAGATCTACTTTGGTTAGATATTATGCTTTCTCTAGTGGTTGTGAAACCACTAAAAAACAAAGCATGGACACGTTTTGTACTCAGCTGCTGCTCTATAGGAAATGGAGAGAGATTTCTGCAGCTTCATAGCCAGAATTGTTGGCTATAATTGTTGCTAGAAGCGAGCAAGACAGCTACTGCACTTAAAAATGACAACCagctatttttttaataaaaaatatttaaggtaAATATTTTGGATATTACAAAAGACATCTATTATTACATTGTGCTAATTGGTGTTCAGTTTGAGAGGTTCTTACTCTTCAACAAAAAAATTACAGTGAAGTAGATGGGTCAAGAATCTTCCCTGAGGAATTCAAAAAAGACACTCAGAATGACTAAATCTATATGAAATCCATGATGTTCAGGTCATTTTAAAGCTTGTATAATTTGTGTGATTGCAACTGAATTGTCCGatacatacaatatattgccaaaagttttgggccacccctccaaatcattgaattcaggggctgtttttcagaggttgggctcagccccttagttccagtgtaaGGAATtgcaaaggtgttctatggggttgaggtgcaggccagtcaagttcctccacaccaaactcactcatccatgtctttatggaccttgctttggtcactggtgtatgtgtatgtgtatgtatatgtatatgtattatatatatatatatatatatatatatatatatatgtatatatatatatatatatatatatatatatatatatatatatatatatatatatatatagtgagtgACTGTGGTACCTTGCTGTTTAGTAACTTTGTCCCTCTGCTGGTTCTGTTGCTGGTGATTAGCCTGCAGGCTGTCAATCTCACGCTCATACTTGTTTGCAGCTATCTGCCATTTCTCCAGTTCAGTAGTCAGTGTTGTCAGGTTGCTCTTTAGGGTGCTGACCTCATGCTCCCGCTCAGCTGCAGCCTTCTCCATGCTTCGGCGCAATACCTGCACTTCCTCTTGAGCTGCATGTGCATCCTGTCGCATACTCAAAATAGTACTGTCCTTCTGGTCCCTGAGATTCTCCATTTCATCCTGCAACTTCTGAAGCTGAGCTTTAGACACAGCAAAAACATCCAAATAacatgtgtatacacacacacacacacggcaagCTGCCAGAGGTCAtctataatatactatatataaacaGAGTTGCTCCTCCTCACACTTACTCTGAAGAATCTTCATCTGCTTTGCAGATTCCTCTGTCTGATGCTTGCTGGCTCGCTTCTCCTCCTCTAGAAGTCCTGTAATGGGTTACATACCATTAGAGACACAATAGGGGTTTTCACACTGAGCTTAATCCCAGCTTTTCATCGTTCTAAACCCTGCCTTTAACCGTGGGTTCACACACACGTTAGAACGTTACATCAAGAGACACCCAGTGATGTACATCACTGAAAGAAACCATGCATGTCCTTTACCTTGCAGCTCCACACACTTCTGCTTGCCAGCATTGGCCTGATCATGGGCCTCCTTCAGCTCCTGATTAAGGTGCTGGATCACCTTCTCTGACTCACTGGCCTCCATGGAGCTCCGAGTCAGCTCATCTGTAAAGATATTTACATCAGAACAATTACATGAAGGAAGGATAatgatttgtttctttgtttgaagGTGCTAGCaaagaataataagaaaatcAAATCTGGCTCTCACAATAACTTCTATCTTGACATCGTACCTGGCATTCCTGTCCTCTTCCAGAGTTCACACTCGAACTGGCCACAGGTTAAATTTAGATCAGAATGAAGTGCAAGATAATTTCCCCTGAGGTGGGTAAATGAGCCTATTCCATGAATTAATAAGTTAACTCAAAATAGATTTACCCTAAAAAAACTTAAgtcatcatttcatttctaaaCTAGGGCCCTCGTCTCTATTAAGGGTAGTCTGCTGGGTGGATTTGTTATGAGCGCAGCAACTTTACATACTTTACACTACATTAATGACTACCTTTACTCAGCATGTCTACCTTGTTATATGCTCGTCTTCGAAACAAGGCTATGTCTTCACCTAAAGTAGGAATTCTCCTCAAACTGGGTTGCACGGAACCAGGCCGTCCTATCGAGTGCTTTAAAAAGACATGACCTCATCCTGCACACTCCAGACCTTGCACCATAAATGGCGATTTTAGAGAGATATCATCGCAATCAGTGACAGGAATTCAGAAAAACAAGGCTGCACGTATCCTGAATGAGTCAGCTGGAATGGCTCTGCAATCCGCGTCCTCCACACAATGTGGGGAGCGTGATCGAGCGAGGACATTAAGGATTCATGAATTCCTGGGTTGTAGGACTCGCGGTCCTCTCTCGTCCGTGCCACTCTGGATCAGGCACAGAAGCTTTCTGCAGAGCGAGGACACTGAGGAACACTCTGGCCTACATTAGCTTTGAAACTGAAAATATCCGTGCTTAAGCTGCACTCCAAGCATACTACTGCCTCCATGCAGAATGAGTGCAGTGGTCAGTGCATTAAAGGTCAGcattaaacagataaacaacGTTAAAAGATGCTTTCAAGACAAGTTTAGAAATATGCAGGCAAACCTACTAGAGTATTTAGTAAGTAagttaaaggtgtgtgtgtgtgtgtgtgtgtgtgtgactgcttGAGGTACCTTTGATTAGCGAAACTTTATTCAGCGGATCCTTCAGTTGCTGACCCTCCATTTATTCTTCCTTTTCACAGGACTACGTGGACATTAATTAAAAACTAGTGTTAATTAATACGTAGTGACATTCGGTCATTTAAaacttttaactgtttttagatTGACTCTAGGTAATTATAGAAACAAACCTAAAAGAACCAGACCCAAAAGTTTAGCACTGTATATATAGACCACTGATGCACAACACTGTCTAACAACAATTCTAAAATTAGATAGTCtatgatttcatttaaaaagaaaaaaaaatcaagaattcTTACAGTCCTGACAGAGCGATAATAAGTGTGAAGAATACCTGATGCGCCAGAGCAGAACCGCGTCGGTGAAGGTGAAGCTGAGGTACTGACTGCTGCTGAGCTTTTACAATCTTCCACACATTTGCTTTTCTGACGGAGACGTTAGACGGTTCCATTTCTGAGGAAAAGTGAGGGGGGGGagcaaaaataatatattttgattATAAAGCAGCGCTGATGTTGTAAAAGCACCGACAGAAAGAATATTCAGACGAGTAAAAAGTGAAACTAATGAACATTATGTGGATTGTTAACTTTCGTAAAATGTGAAAGTTTTGGTTTTGGCACGTACCCTTGTTCCACCCTGGAACTGCGTGTTTGGCGGTCCCGTGTGACCCACATGGTCATACATCCGACCCGAGGCATCCGACGGAGGCTGCAGCTGCAGTCCAGCACACTCAGCTGCATTGTTCCCCGGCGCTTCGCTGATGCACTCGAGTAGGCTATATCATACAAGGGGGTCACTTGTGTGCTTGTGCCCTTTGACCCTCTTATATCATGGGTGTCATCCCCACCAGATGACAGACTAAACATATTAAAGGTGCCAGCTGTGGCCTGTTGATGTagttttaaaatatatgaaatctAAGCTGT
The DNA window shown above is from Hemibagrus wyckioides isolate EC202008001 linkage group LG15, SWU_Hwy_1.0, whole genome shotgun sequence and carries:
- the slmapb gene encoding sarcolemma associated protein b isoform X3, producing the protein MEGQQLKDPLNKVSLIKDELTRSSMEASESEKVIQHLNQELKEAHDQANAGKQKCVELQGLLEEEKRASKHQTEESAKQMKILQTQLQKLQDEMENLRDQKDSTILSMRQDAHAAQEEVQVLRRSMEKAAAEREHEVSTLKSNLTTLTTELEKWQIAANKYEREIDSLQANHQQQNQQRDKVTKQQASELEKLKRDCESLQRECASLRSEREQLATQQQKEKSSLQSECTSLHSEKDQLVKKLQQLEKELDSCKKQNAGLSSTAETLEKTQADLEKSLSAAQEEHQKNSSQLHSQLEQSKTRTKELQKEERWIRWIPVAAVTVVVTAYVLTKTST
- the slmapb gene encoding sarcolemma associated protein b isoform X2 → MEGQQLKDPLNKVSLIKDELTRSSMEASESEKVIQHLNQELKEAHDQANAGKQKCVELQGLLEEEKRASKHQTEESAKQMKILQTQLQKLQDEMENLRDQKDSTILSMRQDAHAAQEEVQVLRRSMEKAAAEREHEVSTLKSNLTTLTTELEKWQIAANKYEREIDSLQANHQQQNQQRDKVTKQQASELEKLKRDCESLQRECASLRSEREQLATQQQKEKSSLQSECTSLHSEKDQLVKKLQQLEKELDSCKKQNAGLSSTAETLEKTQADLEKSLSAAQEEHQKNSSQLHSQLEQSKTRTKELQKEYEETQAELSGLKERCEQIEQEKESLSLELQQCQASLTSLQEKSNQERWIRWIPVAAVTVVVTAYVLTKTST
- the slmapb gene encoding sarcolemma associated protein b isoform X1 — encoded protein: MEGQQLKDPLNKVSLIKDELTRSSMEASESEKVIQHLNQELKEAHDQANAGKQKCVELQGLLEEEKRASKHQTEESAKQMKILQTQLQKLQDEMENLRDQKDSTILSMRQDAHAAQEEVQVLRRSMEKAAAEREHEVSTLKSNLTTLTTELEKWQIAANKYEREIDSLQANHQQQNQQRDKVTKQQASELEKLKRDCESLQRECASLRSEREQLATQQQKEKSSLQSECTSLHSEKDQLVKKLQQLEKELDSCKKQNAGLSSTAETLEKTQADLEKSLSAAQEEHQKNSSQLHSQLEQSKTRTKELQKEYEETQAELSGLKERCEQIEQEKESLSLELQQCQASLTSLQEKSNQLSLLPPVLAVVIGLVLALLYWCFGPLW